Proteins encoded by one window of Salvia splendens isolate huo1 chromosome 14, SspV2, whole genome shotgun sequence:
- the LOC121764672 gene encoding probable galactinol--sucrose galactosyltransferase 2, with the protein MSISTAFSATAAIYSSRTSRILLKSLPTKPSHYPRIKPNSAHYITRNSRKDSIFSSYHTRISDRSSSRCKTFAGVALKKAEAAMTVAAAPICVEDGSLLVNGKVVLEGVPQNVAVYPVIDGLPSSSAAFIGASSSEPSSRHVFSLGVLRECRFMCLFRHKIWWMIPRFGSSASDIRMETQMLLLEVREESAVQDDDSSLVQSTDNNTSYVLFLPVLEGQFRATLQGNSANELEFCVESGDAHVQTTHVSEAIFVKSGSNPFELIRDSLRVLESHKGTFTRIEHKKKPTHLDWFGWCTWDAFYRDVTPRGIREGLESLLEGGCSPKFIIIDDGWQDTFDELNKEGEPCAEGTQFAIRLAGLKESSKFMESGADMSCHDLHDFVKFIKENHGLKYVYVWHALVGYWGGLLPSSEKMKKYNPKLVYPIQSPGDVGNTRDIAMDYLEKYGVGLIDPEKVYDFYNDLHSYLSSSGVDGVKVDIQNLIETMGAGHDGRVTLTRKYQMALEESVARNFQENNLICCMSLNSDSIYSSKRSATVRASEDFMPREPTFQTLHIASVAFNSLLLGEIMVPDWDMFQSHHYTAEFHGAARAVGGCPVYVSDKPGNHDFKLLKKLVLPDGSILRGRYAGRPTRDCLFVDTLMDGKSLLKIWNLNKLTGVVGVFNCQGAGCWSLRDAEQQDPKPISLSGSVSPRDLEFLDEITDERWNGDCAVYSFHTGSLSRLPREGRQQVTLSTLECEVFTISPIHAVNDTLHFAPIGLIDMFNSGGATEGLSFSNDEPSIRIEARGCGRFGAYSSEKPTRCTVDGDEVEFEYDPDNGLLIVKLEGECRIKNINIYY; encoded by the exons ATGTCAATTTCCACAGCATTCAGCGCCACTGCCGCTATATATAgcagcagaacttcaagaattCTCCTCAAGAGTTTGCCGACAAAACCCTCACATTATCCTCGCATCAAACCCAATTCTGCTCATTATATCACACGCAATTCTCGCAAAGACTCGATCTTTTCATCATACCATACTAGAATTTCAGACAGAAGCAGCTCTCGTTGCAAGACTTTTGCTGGGGTTGCGTTGAAAAAGGCGGAGGCTGCAATGACGGTGGCAGCGGCGCCGATTTGCGTTGAAGACGGTTCCCTATTGGTGAATGGGAAGGTGGTGCTGGAGGGTGTCCCTCAAAACGTCGCCGTTTATCCTGTGATTGATGGgctgccttcttcttctgctGCTTTTATTGGTGCTAGCTCGAGTGAACCTAGCTCAAGACATGTTTTTAGTCTTGGTGTTCTTCG AGAATGTAGGTTTATGTGCCTCTTCAGGCACAAGATTTGGTGGATGATACCTCGGTTTGGGAGTTCGGCTAGTGACATTCGAATGGAAACACAGATGTTGTTGTTGGAAGTGAGGGAAGAGTCTGCAGTTCAAGATGATGATAGTAGTTTGGTGCAGTCAACTGATAACAACACTTCCTATGTGTTGTTTTTGCCTGTTTTAGAAGGGCAATTCAGAGCAACATTGCAAGGAAACTCGGCTAATGAGCTCGAATTCTGTGTTGAAAGtg GAGATGCTCATGTACAGACCACTCATGTTTCAGAGGCTATCTTTGTAAAGTCGGGGAGCAACCCGTTTGAGCTCATACGCGATTCTTTAAG GGTTCTTGAGAGTCATAAAGGTACCTTCACTCGTATCGAACACAAAAAG AAACCCACACATTTAGATTGGTTTGGTTGGTGTACTTGGGATGCTTTCTATAGAGACGTTACTCCGCGTGGGATTAGAGAAGGTCTTGAAAG CTTGCTCGAAGGAGGTTGCTCGCCTAAATTTATAATCATAGACGATGGTTGGCAAGATACATTTGACGAGCTCAACAAGGAAGGAGAACCTTGTGCTGAAGGAACACA ATTCGCCATTAGATTAGCCGGTCTCAAGGAAAGTTCCAAGTTCATGGAGTCGGGTGCAGATATGTCATGCCACGATCTGCACGACTTTGTcaagttcatcaaagagaaTCACGGCTTGAA ATACGTATATGTTTGGCATGCGTTGGTAGGTTACTGGGGAGGGCTTCTTCCGTCTTCTGAGAAAATGAAGAAGTACAACCCGAAGCTCGTGTACCCCATACAGTCTCCTGGCGATGTTGGAAACACGCGTGATATAGCAATGGACTACTTAGAGAAATATGGAGTTGGCCTCATTGATCCTGAGAAAGTCTATGATTTCTATAATGATCTCCATAGCTATCTTTCTAGCAGTGGTGTCGATGGTGTAAAAGTAGATATCCAGAATCTAATAGAGACGATGGGGGCGGGCCATGATGGGCGAGTGACCCTCACGAGAAAATACCAAATGGCACTCGAGGAGTCTGTTGCTAGAAATTTCCAAGAGAATAACCTGATATGCTGTATGAGCCTCAACTCCGATTCCATTTACAG CTCAAAGAGAAGTGCTACTGTACGAGCATCGGAGGATTTCATGCCACGAGAACCTACATTTCAAACGTTGCACATTGCTTCTGTGGCTTTCAACAGCCTTCTGCTCGGGGAGATCATGGTGCCCGATTGGGACATGTTTCAG AGCCATCACTACACAGCAGAATTCCATGGTGCAGCAAGGGCGGTGGGTGGATGTCCGGTGTATGTGAG TGATAAACCGGGAAACCACGACTTCAAACTACTCAAGAAGTTGGTATTGCCCGATGGCTCGATACTGAGGGGTAGATACGCTGGGCGGCCCACACGTGATTGCTTATTTGTAGACACATTAATGGATGGAAAAAG CTTATTGAAGATTTGGAACTTGAATAAGTTAACCGGAGTAGTTGGCGTCTTCAACTGCCAAGGAGCCGGATGTTGGTCGTTGAGGGACGCAGAGCAACAGGATCCTAAGCCTATATCCTTGTCAGGCAGTGTAAGTCCCCGGGATCTTGAGTTTCTCGATGAAATTACTGACGAGAGATGGAACGGGGACTGTGCCGTCTATTCTTTCCACACCG GATCGTTGTCTCGACTGCCACGAGAAGGACGTCAGCAAGTAACACTGTCCACTCTTGAATGTGAAGTATTCACAATCTCACCTATACAT GCTGTGAACGACACCCTCCATTTTGCCCCAATTGGATTGATTGATATGTTCAACTCCGGCGGTGCAACTGAGGGCTTGAGTTTTAGCAACGACGAACCCTCCATAAGGATAGAAGCACGCGGGTGTGGCCGTTTTGGGGCGTACTCCAGCGAGAAACCAACCCGTTGCACAGTCGATGGGGATGAGGTGGAGTTCGAATATGATCCAGATAATGGATTGCTGATAGTTAAACTTGAAGGTGAATGCAGAATCAAGAACATCAACATTTACTATTag
- the LOC121764674 gene encoding phosphomethylpyrimidine synthase, chloroplastic: MASMQTSLASAVCNNRNGSTSSKFLSSSFLHGTNTIGQVASIRRKEVSPAFFSGPKATLTFDPSTTNQEKVKTRSRHTVDPNAPDFLPLPSFEDCFPKSTKEYTEVIHEQSGTVLHVPFRRVHLSGDEPHFNTYDTSGPQNISPRIGLPKVRKEWIDRREKLGAPRYTQMYYAKQGIITEEMVFCAARERLDPEFVRSEVARGRAIIPSNKKHLELEPMIVGRNFLVKVNANIGNSAVVSSIEEEVHKLQWATMWGADTIMDLSTGRHIHETREWILRNSAVPVGTVPIYQALEKVDGIAENLTWEVFRETLIEQAEQGVDYFTIHAGVLLRYIPLTAKRMTGIVSRGGSIHAKWCLAYHRENFAYEHWDDILDICNQYDIALSIGDGLRPGSIYDANDSAQFAELLTQGELTRRAWEKDVQVMNEGPGHIPMHKIPENMQKQLEWCNEAPFYTLGPLTTDIAPGYDHITSAIGAANIGALGTALLCYVTPKEHLGLPNRDDVKAGVIAYKIAAHAADLAKQHPHAQAWDDALSKARFEFRWMDQFALSLDPTTALSFHDETLPSDGAKVAHFCSMCGPKFCSMKITEDVRKYAEEHGYGDAEEAVLHGMEAMSAEFLAAKKTVSGEQHGEVGGEIYLPVEYVKSKTG, encoded by the exons ATGGCATCGATGCAAACTAGCTTGGCATCAGCTGTATGCAACAACAGAAACGGCTCAACTTCTTCGAAGTTCCTCAGCAGCTCATTCCTGCACGGAACGAACACTATTGGACAGGTCGCAAGCATAAGAAGAAAGGAAGTCTCCCCTGCTTTCTTTTCAGGCCCCAAAGCTACACTAACTTTTGATCCCTCGACTACCAACCAAGAAAAGGTTAAGACGCGTAGTAGGCACACAGTTGATCCGAATGCCCCTGACTTCCTCCCACTTCCATCGTTCGAGGATTGCTTCCCTAAAAGCACCAAAGAATACAC GGAAGTCATCCACGAGCAGTCGGGGACTGTGCTGCACGTTCCATTTAGGCGCGTCCACCTTTCAGGCGATGAACCCCATTTCAACACCTATGACACCAGCGGTCCACAGAACATCAGCCCGCGAATTG GGCTCCCGAAGGTGAGGAAGGAGTGGATAGACCGAAGAGAAAAGCTTGGGGCACCGCGGTATACACAGATGTACTATGCTAAGCAGGGAATCATAACTGAGGAGATGGTTTTCTGTGCTGCTCGTGAGAGGCTCGACCCAGAGTTTGTTCGATCCGAGGTTGCACGTGGCCGTGCAATCATCCCCTCAAACAAGAAGCACCTCGAGTTGGAGCCTATGATAGTGGGGCGGAACTTCTTGGTGAAGGTGAATGCAAACATCGGCAACTCTGCTGTCGTGAGCTCGATCGAGGAAGAAGTCCACAAGCTTCAGTGGGCGACAATGTGGGGCGCTGACACAATCATGGACCTCTCAACAGGGCGCCACATACACGAAACCCGTGAGTGGATCCTGCGCAACTCTGCTGTGCCCGTTGGTACTGTGCCTATCTACCAAGCGCTGGAGAAGGTGGACGGGATTGCTGAGAATCTCACTTGGGAAGTGTTTAGAGAGACATTGATTGAGCAGGCTGAGCAGGGTGTGGATTACTTCACCATCCATGCTGGCGTCCTGCTCCGATACATCCCACTGACAGCTAAGCGGATGACGGGCATTGTCTCTCGTGGCGGATCCATCCACGCCAAGTGGTGCCTGGCTTATCACAGGGAGAACTTTGCATATGAACACTGGGATGATATACTAGACATCTGTAACCAGTACGACATCGCCTTGTCAATTGGTGATGGATTGAGGCCCGGATCAATTTATGACGCCAATGATTCTGCTCAGTTTGCCGAGCTCTTGACTCAAGGCGAATTGACGCGTAGAGCTTGGGAGAAGGATGTGCAG GTGATGAATGAAGGGCCGGGACACATTCCGATGCACAAGATCCCGGAGAATATGCAGAAGCAGTTGGAATGGTGTAATGAAGCACCATTCTACACTCTTGGCCCTTTGACAACTGATATCGCTCCTGGTTACGATCACATCACCTCAGCCATCGGAGCAGCCAACATCGGTGCTCTTGGCACCGCGCTCCTCTGCTACGTGACCCCAAAAGAGCATCTCGGATTGCCTAATCGCGACGATGTGAAAGCCGGAGTCATTGCTTACAAAATAGCTGCACACGCAGCTGATCTGGCGAAGCAGCACCCTCACGCTCAAGCCTGGGACGATGCGCTCAGCAAGGCGAGGTTCGAGTTCCGGTGGATGGATCAGTTTGCTCTATCGCTGGACCCGACCACTGCCTTGTCGTTCCATGACGAAACACTGCCTTCTGATGGTGCCAAAGTGGCACACTTCTGCTCAATGTGCGGGCCTAAGTTCTGCTCGATGAAGATCACCGAAGATGTCAGGAAATATGCAGAGGAGCACGGATATGGGGATGCAGAGGAGGCCGTCCTGCACGGTATGGAAGCCATGAGTGCCGAGTTCTTAGCTGCCAAGAAAACCGTGAGCGGAGAGCAACACGGTGAGGTTGGAGGTGAAATTTACTTGCCGGTGGAATATGTAAAATCTAAGACAGGTTAA